The Candidatus Dormiibacterota bacterium sequence GACGAACGCGACGACGCTCGAGCAGAACCCGAGGTACGACGTGAGGCGCAGCGGCGCGTCCGAAAACGAGGTGATGCCGTCGACCGCGAAGCGTAGCATCTTCGCGAGCGGATACTTCGTCATTCCGGAGTGGCGCTCGTCGCGATCGTACGGCACGCCGATCTGTTTGTAGCCGACCCAGCTCACCATGCCGCGCAGGAAGCGATGTCGCTCGCGAAAGCTGCGCAGCGCGTCCACGACGCGCCGGCTCATCAAGCGAAAATCCCCTGCGTCCACCGGGATATCGACCTTCGTCAAACGCCGCACGATGCGGTAGAAGAGCCGCGCCGTAAAGACTTTGAAGAGGCTCTCCCCTTTGCGCGAGCGCCGGATCGCGTAGACGACGTCGTACCCCTCGCGCCACTTCGCGACGAATGCTTCGATCAGCTCGGGCGGATCCTGAAGATCGCCGTCCATGAGAATCACGGCATCGCCGGTTGCGGTATCGATGCCGGCCGTCGCCGCGAGCTGATGCCCGAAGTTACGCGAGAGGCTCACGAGCACGACGCCGCTGCGGCGCCGCAGCTCGTCGCGAATGCGATCGAGCGTCGCGTCGGAGCTGCCGTCGTTGACTGCGACGATTTCATACGACGGCGCTTGCGGCAAGCGCGTCATAATCGCCTCGATGCGCTCGAAGAGCGGCGCGACGTTCCCTTCTTCGTTGTAGAGCGGAACGACCACGCTCAGCAGGGGACGCTTCTCCATCGGCGGGCGATTTCGACGCGAGAGAAGCGGAACCCGCACGCGAGCACGAGAACGCTCCCTATATGTCGCGTATGGGCATCGCAGCGCTGTCGATCGCGATTCTCATCGCAGGATGCGCGCACCACGATGCAAGCGGCGCGTCGCCCGTTGCGACTGCGAGCGCGCTCGCGCCGCCGCTCTCGCGTCTCGCGGCGCCTTTGCCGAGCGTCGCACCGTCGCCGAGCGGGTTGCCCGCGTTGCGCGCAACGCCGCCGCCGGCTGCGGCAAGCGACGCGCCCGCCGCGCGCGCGTCGCCGGCGCCATCGGAGATTCCAGCGGCACCGCAGCCCGTACCGACGCCGCAAGCGCTCGGCACGTTTCCGCTCCTGTCGCGCTCGCTCGACCTGCCGTCGCCGCGGCCCCGTGTCATCGCGTTTGCCACGCTGCCGCCGGCGCGATTCGATCTGCCCGACGCGTCGCCGCGCATCATCGACGTCTACGTTCCGAGCTACGTGGTCGTGGGCGGTCAAACCGTCACCGGCGACGTGATCGCGTCATCGAACACCGCAAGCGTCGAGGTGCGCGTCGCCGGGTACGCGCAACCGATGCGCAAGATCGGGCCAGGGCAGTTCACGATCACGGTCACGGTTCCACGCCTGCCGTTCTTTTTGCGACGCCGAACGTACATGCTCGAGATCGTCGCCCGCAACACGCGGGGCGACGCCGTGTCACAGGCACTGCCGATAATCGTGCGTTAGAGCGGGGCCGGCGTGTGGATTCCCGGCGGGAGGTTGGGGAACGGCGCGGGGTTGTACGGCGTCGGAAAGACGTTAGGCTGCATCAGCTCGCCGCCGGTGCTCTGATCGGCCCAGCGGTAGACGATGCTGCTGTAGACCTGATCGTCGACGTTCGTCACGACGGCCGTGCGCGGTTTCACCTCGAGGCCGCCCTCCGAGCGCTCTTCGGAGTCGAAGGAGCCGCGCGTGTAGAGATAGTGCAGCACCGTTCCCACGTTGAGCCGTTCGACGATGCGAAAGTGCAACGCGTCGACGCGCTGCATCGGAATCGCCTGCGGGTTCCAATCGCTCGCGTCGGTCGTGATGTAGACCGATGCATCGAACGGCGTCGTGGCGGGAACCTGCACTTTGAAGAGCACCACCACCGGCCTGCCGCTTCCCGCAACGGCGTGCACCGGTAAGGTGCTGTGCGGCTGGGCGAGATCGGGATTCGGATACGGCGACGAGAGCGCGACCGCGAAGCGCCGCACGAGCGCGAAGTCGCCCTCGGGCGGCAACGGCGCGCGCGAGAGCCCGAGCGCGACGACGGTGCCCTGCGCGTCGAAGGTCGCCAGCGCCCACATGCGCGGCTTCGGCCGCAGCGTCGTCGGGCCGCCGGTCTTGGCGTCGGTGATGACGACCGAGGACGCGACGTGGAACCCGTCGCCGGTCGTGAAGAAGACGTACCCGTTTTGATAGGCGAGCAGCTGGCCCGTCACGCGCACGGCCTGCGCGCCGGCGCCCACGCTCGCGAGGATCGCGAGGCAGAGCGCGACGAGAACGGCGCCCGCAGATCTCATTGGTTCGTCACCTGCAGCAAGACCGACGGGCTCCACTTCAGCGTTGCGAAGCCGAAGTAGTACGTGCGCGCGACGTCGAGCGCGATGTGCTTCGAGACGCGCACGTGAACCTCAGGCGTCAGCTCGTTTGGCGGCTGGCCGAGCCAGTTGGCGGAGATGAACTGCCCCAGCGGGTTGAGCAGCGGCAGCGGAAAGACGCCGGGGACGGGCGCCGGGAAATCGTCGTGATGGCGATAGGTGAGGCTGAGCGTGAACTCCGGGCTCGGCACGTAGTTGGTCGCGAAGGTGAACGTGCGCTGCGTCGCAACGCCCTTGAAGGCCTGGAAGCCCGGATCGTAGACGCCGTTGATGAGCGGTGAGG is a genomic window containing:
- a CDS encoding CBM20 domain-containing protein, which translates into the protein MRSAGAVLVALCLAILASVGAGAQAVRVTGQLLAYQNGYVFFTTGDGFHVASSVVITDAKTGGPTTLRPKPRMWALATFDAQGTVVALGLSRAPLPPEGDFALVRRFAVALSSPYPNPDLAQPHSTLPVHAVAGSGRPVVVLFKVQVPATTPFDASVYITTDASDWNPQAIPMQRVDALHFRIVERLNVGTVLHYLYTRGSFDSEERSEGGLEVKPRTAVVTNVDDQVYSSIVYRWADQSTGGELMQPNVFPTPYNPAPFPNLPPGIHTPAPL
- a CDS encoding glycosyltransferase family 2 protein, which encodes MEKRPLLSVVVPLYNEEGNVAPLFERIEAIMTRLPQAPSYEIVAVNDGSSDATLDRIRDELRRRSGVVLVSLSRNFGHQLAATAGIDTATGDAVILMDGDLQDPPELIEAFVAKWREGYDVVYAIRRSRKGESLFKVFTARLFYRIVRRLTKVDIPVDAGDFRLMSRRVVDALRSFRERHRFLRGMVSWVGYKQIGVPYDRDERHSGMTKYPLAKMLRFAVDGITSFSDAPLRLTSYLGFCSSVVAFVYAIYVIVSKLLNVNPLGYTPGWASTIVAVLFLGGVQLIGIGILGEYLGRVYDEVKGRPIYLISEIERSASS